A window from Methanococcoides sp. LMO-2 encodes these proteins:
- the thrC gene encoding threonine synthase, whose amino-acid sequence MYHLECIECGQKYTDSEVVYTCKCGGLLDVIYDYSAIQLDMERLRTEAPSVWKYKALLPVEGKPVSIHEGGTPLYRCDRLAEKIGIKELYVKHEGLNPSGSFKDRGMTVGVTKAMELGMKTLACASTGNTSASLSTYGAKAGLPVIVLLPEGKVALGKVAQALIHGAKVLSIRGNFDEAVVLVRQLCDEEKIYLLNSINPYRLEGQKTIGYEICDQLGFNVPDRVIVPVGNAGNTAAIYKGFRELRELGVTESVPKMTGIQTEGACPVTKAFKKGVEEIIPEKNPETIATAIRIGNPVNAKKALRAIYGSGGYSEAVSDEELIEAQKDLAQLEGIGVEPASATSVAGLKKLIDSGVIDRDETVVCITTGHLLKDPEEVINISTKPITVDANIEAVRKAVFSR is encoded by the coding sequence ATGTACCACCTGGAATGCATAGAATGCGGTCAAAAGTATACCGATTCGGAAGTCGTCTATACCTGCAAATGTGGCGGGCTGCTCGACGTCATCTATGACTATTCTGCAATTCAACTCGATATGGAAAGGCTCCGAACAGAAGCACCATCTGTCTGGAAATACAAAGCACTATTACCTGTGGAAGGAAAGCCTGTAAGCATTCATGAAGGTGGCACACCACTCTACCGATGCGATCGCCTTGCCGAGAAGATCGGCATCAAGGAACTTTATGTAAAGCATGAAGGTCTGAACCCCAGCGGTTCTTTCAAGGACCGTGGAATGACGGTCGGGGTCACAAAGGCAATGGAGCTCGGGATGAAAACGCTTGCCTGTGCATCCACAGGAAACACATCCGCATCCCTTTCAACCTACGGTGCCAAAGCAGGACTGCCTGTCATCGTATTGCTTCCGGAAGGGAAAGTAGCTCTTGGTAAGGTCGCACAGGCATTGATACATGGTGCAAAGGTCTTAAGCATCAGGGGAAATTTTGACGAAGCAGTGGTCCTTGTACGTCAGCTTTGCGATGAAGAGAAGATCTACCTGCTCAATTCAATTAACCCATACCGTCTTGAAGGTCAGAAGACGATCGGCTATGAGATATGCGACCAGCTTGGTTTCAATGTTCCTGACAGGGTGATCGTACCTGTGGGAAATGCAGGAAATACTGCTGCTATCTACAAAGGTTTCAGGGAGTTAAGGGAACTTGGCGTCACTGAAAGCGTCCCGAAAATGACCGGGATCCAGACAGAAGGAGCATGCCCGGTAACAAAAGCATTCAAAAAGGGTGTTGAAGAGATCATTCCTGAAAAGAACCCGGAGACCATTGCAACGGCAATACGTATCGGCAACCCGGTCAATGCAAAGAAGGCCTTAAGAGCGATCTATGGATCCGGCGGATATTCAGAAGCAGTATCGGATGAAGAGCTGATAGAGGCACAAAAGGACCTTGCACAGCTTGAAGGCATAGGTGTTGAACCTGCGAGTGCTACTTCCGTGGCAGGACTTAAAAAACTTATAGATTCAGGTGTCATTGACCGTGATGAAACGGTTGTCTGTATTACAACCGGCCATCTGCTAAAGGACCCTGAAGAAGTTATTAACATATCAACAAAACCAATTACAGTGGATGCTAATATAGAAGCGGTCCGCAAGGCGGTTTTCTCCAGATAA
- a CDS encoding tRNA (N(6)-L-threonylcarbamoyladenosine(37)-C(2))-methylthiotransferase, which produces MKVHVLTYGCSANQASSEIMIAAVRYLGHELVAEKDAEVVVINTCTVKYATEQKILHKIEDLGNRAVDVIVTGCMPQVQLEAILEKNPDAHILGVNSIAKIGKVLNIIENTRNGGSRERVELLSSEPEGFLKTAHSRFNPNIHICQISQGCNYSCAYCIVTIARGNLRSFDADSIVDDVRMAVSEGCREIWLTSQDNGQYGTDRDVLLPELLERIVAIPGEFKVRVGMMNPFSVTPIIDDLIEVFRSDKIYKILHLPIQSASNDVLKKMNRFHNIEETNDIIARFREVFPELTVFTDIIVGFPGEADEDFNRTLEWVKDIRPDKVNISRYTPRPLTKALEYRNIDSRIVVKRSGELHSLCDEVKLASKQKMIGWKGEVFVSMDAKVKGVMARTGSYKPVVIPEGSVRPGSSCNVEIYDTTSGYFLARLLD; this is translated from the coding sequence ATGAAAGTACATGTCCTGACGTACGGATGCTCGGCAAACCAGGCCTCGTCCGAGATCATGATCGCAGCGGTCAGGTATCTCGGGCATGAGCTTGTTGCTGAAAAAGATGCCGAGGTTGTTGTTATCAACACCTGTACTGTAAAGTATGCAACCGAGCAGAAGATCCTCCACAAAATAGAGGATCTCGGTAACAGGGCTGTGGATGTGATCGTCACCGGCTGCATGCCACAGGTACAACTGGAAGCCATACTTGAGAAGAACCCTGATGCTCATATACTTGGTGTGAACTCCATCGCAAAGATCGGCAAGGTCCTGAATATCATCGAGAATACGCGCAATGGCGGTTCACGTGAAAGGGTGGAACTGCTGAGCAGTGAACCGGAAGGCTTCCTTAAGACTGCTCATTCAAGGTTCAATCCGAACATCCACATATGTCAGATATCACAGGGTTGCAATTACAGCTGTGCTTACTGCATTGTGACAATTGCAAGGGGAAACCTGAGGTCCTTTGATGCGGATTCCATAGTTGATGATGTCCGTATGGCCGTTTCCGAAGGTTGCCGTGAGATATGGCTGACCTCACAGGACAACGGACAGTACGGGACTGACAGGGATGTTCTGCTTCCGGAACTTCTGGAACGTATCGTGGCGATCCCTGGCGAGTTCAAGGTCCGTGTGGGCATGATGAATCCCTTTTCAGTAACTCCGATCATCGATGATCTCATTGAGGTCTTCAGGTCGGACAAGATCTATAAGATCCTTCACCTGCCGATACAGTCCGCATCCAATGATGTCCTGAAAAAAATGAACCGTTTCCACAACATAGAGGAAACCAATGACATCATTGCACGCTTCAGGGAAGTCTTCCCGGAGCTCACCGTTTTTACAGATATCATTGTCGGTTTTCCCGGAGAGGCCGATGAGGACTTCAACAGGACATTGGAATGGGTAAAGGACATCAGGCCTGACAAGGTGAACATATCCCGCTACACCCCGCGTCCTCTCACAAAGGCACTCGAATATCGCAATATCGACAGTCGGATCGTTGTCAAAAGGTCTGGTGAGCTTCACAGCCTCTGTGATGAGGTCAAGCTGGCATCGAAGCAAAAGATGATAGGCTGGAAGGGCGAGGTCTTCGTGTCCATGGATGCCAAGGTAAAGGGAGTGATGGCACGTACAGGTTCGTACAAACCGGTGGTGATCCCTGAGGGTTCTGTCAGGCCAGGCAGTTCCTGTAATGTTGAGATCTATGATACAACTTCAGGATATTTCCTTGCAAGGTTGTTGGACTGA
- the cgi121 gene encoding KEOPS complex subunit Cgi121, translating into MDIRLVEGSIFIDELRPYLGRLSAMASEHDVIIQGVNADKVAGREHVDSAIIKAMRSMDNGTNVANDLGVEIMRYASGKRQIGEAFSIGLMEGQMNVLFIVIGETASVEGAVIDLSGSIEPSSVMPYSDSKKADIVSQFCITTDELDAVGDEKIPDLVLERVALVDVLK; encoded by the coding sequence ATGGATATCCGGCTAGTAGAAGGTTCGATCTTCATCGATGAACTGCGCCCGTACCTTGGAAGACTTTCCGCAATGGCATCAGAACACGATGTTATCATACAGGGGGTCAATGCGGACAAGGTCGCAGGCAGAGAACATGTGGACAGTGCCATCATAAAGGCCATGCGGTCAATGGATAACGGTACGAACGTTGCCAATGACCTCGGTGTTGAGATCATGCGCTATGCTTCCGGAAAGCGGCAGATAGGAGAAGCTTTTTCCATCGGCCTTATGGAAGGTCAGATGAACGTGCTGTTCATCGTTATCGGGGAAACCGCTTCAGTGGAAGGGGCCGTGATCGATCTTTCCGGATCAATTGAACCCTCTTCAGTAATGCCATATTCAGATTCGAAAAAGGCTGACATTGTTTCACAGTTCTGTATCACAACTGATGAACTTGATGCAGTCGGGGATGAAAAGATCCCTGATCTCGTACTGGAACGCGTTGCTCTTGTGGATGTCCTGAAATAA
- the glpX gene encoding class II fructose-bisphosphatase, which translates to MPHPKTAENMMKSAGPIETALLPSLVHVTEAAAIAASYQMGRGDKNYADHVSVEAMRRMLNCLDFKGTIKIGEGERDEAPMLYIGEEVGTGKGDIAVDIAVDPLEGTNLTADGIPGSISVMAMAEPGGLFHGPDVYMDKIVVGSQVVKYEKEHPDEQIDLDAPVKDNLEIVAKALNRDIEELVVVILDRERHKSKIEEIRATGARVSLVSDGDLMPGVSTSIRGSGVHVVMGSGGSGEAVLTASAMKILGGKVLARLVLPTVANGKSQEEIEAEKAEKMPRLNTMGITEDNINDVLDTDKLVPGKDVIFAASGITPGQFLHQVNLFGGGDARVNSISMGSSGVVKFTDSIYIGDKEDTPLRL; encoded by the coding sequence TTGCCTCACCCAAAGACAGCAGAGAACATGATGAAAAGTGCAGGTCCTATTGAGACTGCCCTGTTACCTAGCCTCGTTCACGTAACCGAGGCTGCAGCTATCGCCGCTTCCTACCAGATGGGAAGAGGGGACAAGAACTATGCAGATCACGTTTCTGTGGAAGCCATGCGAAGAATGCTGAACTGTCTTGATTTCAAAGGTACGATCAAGATCGGTGAGGGGGAGCGCGATGAAGCTCCTATGCTGTACATCGGTGAGGAAGTAGGTACAGGCAAAGGCGACATTGCAGTAGATATTGCAGTGGACCCTCTCGAGGGAACGAACCTTACTGCAGACGGAATTCCCGGTTCCATCTCTGTCATGGCAATGGCAGAACCCGGAGGGCTCTTCCACGGTCCTGACGTCTACATGGACAAGATCGTCGTGGGTTCCCAGGTAGTGAAATACGAGAAAGAGCACCCCGATGAACAGATCGATCTCGATGCTCCGGTCAAGGACAATCTTGAGATCGTCGCAAAGGCCCTGAACAGGGACATCGAGGAACTTGTTGTGGTCATCCTTGACAGGGAAAGGCACAAGAGCAAGATAGAGGAGATCCGTGCAACCGGTGCACGTGTAAGTCTTGTCAGTGACGGCGACCTCATGCCAGGTGTGTCCACATCTATCAGGGGTTCAGGCGTGCACGTTGTAATGGGTTCAGGCGGTTCAGGCGAGGCTGTGCTGACGGCTTCTGCCATGAAGATCCTTGGCGGAAAGGTCCTTGCAAGGCTTGTGCTTCCAACGGTCGCCAACGGAAAATCCCAGGAAGAGATCGAAGCGGAGAAGGCAGAGAAGATGCCAAGGCTCAATACCATGGGAATCACCGAGGATAACATCAATGATGTACTTGACACCGACAAGCTTGTTCCCGGAAAGGATGTCATCTTTGCAGCATCCGGTATCACGCCGGGTCAGTTCCTGCACCAGGTCAACCTCTTTGGTGGCGGTGATGCAAGGGTGAACAGCATCTCCATGGGTAGTTCCGGTGTTGTCAAGTTCACCGATTCCATTTACATAGGTGACAAAGAGGATACTCCTCTGCGTCTATAA